The proteins below come from a single Longimicrobiaceae bacterium genomic window:
- a CDS encoding phosphatase PAP2 family protein, with amino-acid sequence MASSFGAARGRAAFRAFAAAALMAASGVQPLAAQSADSTRFKHVFASTDAYVVGGFTLALLAARPLDARVTAKMQQPAWQANKYAGRGSTVVRLLAVPGTLVGGAVAYGYGRATHDPTISRVALHSVEAVVVNGIVTNAGKVVAGRARPYKDVNNPHDFKLFRGWRNPDYQSFPSGHTSSAFAMAAALTAEAGVYHPKQRWIVGGVTYTLASLTGISRMYNNKHWASDVVAGAAIGTVTGLTVVRYNYIHRGNTVDRHLVPKNRTGIPIVISIPAP; translated from the coding sequence ATGGCAAGCAGCTTCGGCGCGGCCCGCGGGCGCGCGGCTTTTCGCGCGTTCGCCGCCGCCGCGCTGATGGCGGCCTCGGGCGTGCAGCCCCTGGCCGCGCAGTCGGCCGACAGCACGCGCTTCAAGCACGTCTTCGCGAGCACCGACGCATACGTGGTGGGCGGCTTCACGCTGGCGCTCCTGGCGGCCCGCCCGCTGGACGCCCGGGTCACCGCCAAGATGCAGCAGCCCGCGTGGCAGGCCAACAAGTACGCCGGCCGCGGCTCCACCGTGGTGCGGCTCCTGGCCGTGCCGGGCACGCTGGTGGGGGGTGCCGTGGCGTACGGCTACGGCCGCGCGACCCACGATCCCACCATCTCGCGCGTGGCGCTGCACAGTGTGGAAGCCGTGGTCGTCAACGGCATCGTGACCAACGCGGGCAAGGTCGTCGCCGGGCGGGCGCGGCCGTACAAGGACGTCAACAATCCCCACGACTTCAAGCTCTTCCGTGGCTGGCGCAACCCGGACTACCAGTCGTTCCCGTCCGGGCACACGTCCTCTGCCTTCGCCATGGCCGCGGCGCTGACGGCCGAGGCGGGCGTGTACCATCCCAAGCAGCGCTGGATCGTGGGCGGCGTCACGTACACGCTGGCCTCGCTCACCGGCATCTCGCGGATGTACAACAACAAGCACTGGGCGAGCGATGTGGTGGCCGGCGCCGCCATCGGCACCGTCACCGGCCTCACCGTCGTGCGCTACAACTACATCCACCGCGGCAACACCGTGGACCGTCACCTGGTGCCCAAGAACCGCACCGGCATCCCCATCGTCATCTCCATCCCCGCACCCTGA
- a CDS encoding SEC59/DGK1/VTE5 family protein: MTLAATAHPSLPVTTHSRKMRRELARKAFHISTTSLPLLVWLAPRALALAVLVPAACLALTVDLVRLNVRGPRYHFLRLTRTMLRPRERHSITGGTYMAVSYAAALVLFPTPVAVAAMLFNGLGDAAAALVGKRFGRHRTSWGKSWEGFGAALAVNLAVGLTIAALSPALAPAGAVLGALTAAAVEFAPLPLDDNVRVTLGGGAMAWLGTLLARTLL; the protein is encoded by the coding sequence ATGACCCTCGCCGCCACCGCACACCCCTCGCTGCCCGTGACCACGCACTCCCGGAAGATGCGGCGCGAGCTCGCCCGCAAGGCGTTCCACATCTCCACCACCTCGCTGCCGCTGCTGGTGTGGCTGGCGCCGCGGGCGCTGGCGCTGGCCGTGCTGGTGCCCGCCGCCTGCCTGGCGCTCACGGTAGACCTGGTGCGCCTGAACGTGCGCGGGCCGCGCTACCACTTCCTGCGCCTCACCCGCACCATGCTGCGGCCGCGCGAGCGGCACAGCATCACGGGCGGAACGTACATGGCCGTGTCGTACGCCGCGGCGCTGGTGCTCTTCCCCACGCCCGTCGCCGTGGCCGCCATGCTCTTCAACGGCCTGGGCGACGCCGCCGCGGCGCTCGTCGGCAAGCGCTTCGGGCGGCACCGCACGTCGTGGGGCAAGAGCTGGGAAGGCTTCGGGGCCGCGCTGGCGGTGAACCTGGCGGTGGGCCTCACCATCGCCGCGCTGAGCCCGGCGCTCGCCCCGGCCGGCGCGGTCCTCGGCGCCCTCACCGCCGCCGCAGTCGAGTTCGCGCCGCTGCCGCTGGACGACAACGTGCGCGTGACCCTGGGCGGCGGCGCCATGGCGTGGCTGGGTACCCTGCTCGCCCGCACGCTGCTCTGA